The Liolophura sinensis isolate JHLJ2023 chromosome 6, CUHK_Ljap_v2, whole genome shotgun sequence genomic sequence TACAGATTGGACGTATTCTTTTGTATTATATACCCAACGGACAACGAGAAGGTGATGCTAATATCTCTGGAGTTAGTTTTAGTTCTGCCACAGTGACATTCCCGCAAAATATCGTACACTCTCGCGTTAACAAACATTCAGCGGAAATTCCAGTAACGGAACACTCATGAAGTTCCGAAaacggcaacaacaacaatcacatgACGCCACTGAACTGGCTCTTGCATCTCTTCAGCTAGTGGAAATGTGAAACAACTCCACTTATTCACTACCTACTTCACGCCGTGTAAGGCGAAACATAGGAAATTCTACAAGACTATTCCTCACCAGCGGTGGCGTCCAGTGGGTCATCCACCCTCAGCTTGACAACAGACCAGGATATCAACATGTAGACCACGCCTCCGATCAGTCCAGTCACAAAGGCACCCCACGTGTACATATCGTTACACCCTGCACAGGCCGATACCTAAACCAGAACAGCAAAAATGGCGTGACAACATCAAAATGCCAGATATAGGACAAATGTCAGATATGGGCCTAGTTTATCTGTTGATATGTTTAttcaactatttatttatttcattaaaatttaacCCAAGACAATGTCAGTAATTAAACATGGGATAAGTTTATGAGTGGTGGAACTCAGAGAGCCCGGAgcaaaccaccgcccttcgccaggttCCTGACAAACGTCCTCACTTAAAGCCACAGTAAAAGCATCGAGAGCTGAATTCGACCACGCTACCTCCAAGGGCAACGGGCGGGATAGTCTCAGAGGGACAACGCTTTAAACGTCAGCCATGGTTCAGCTTGTCTTTGTAATCGTAAAACGTGTTACCACGGTAGTATAAGAAAGAGCTGAAGTCGAAATTGCCAAAGATGAGCAAATCGTACTAAGCTTGTATACAGTCAAAAATATCTTTGCGTTTTTCGttagtcaaataaagaaaattgcATTTAAATACGCACACGGTTTGCAAGTATGCACATGGTATAGGAATGTGACCCTTACCATTCCCGTGAGGCAACCGTTGACCGTGGACAACATACTCCATTTGCCGTCTCCCAATGGTGTTTTGTTCAGAACGAGCACCACAAAGCCACCGCCTGTAGCCGCAGCCACGGTGTTCACGATAGAAATGGCTATAGCAATGCCATCTCCGGGGTTGGATATGGCGGCCTGTGAGCCACCGTTGAAGGCGAAGAAACCAAAGAGCAAGACAAAACCTCCCAGAGCTGCGAACTATGGAGGAAAAGGAAAGATGAAAATTACAGTTCGAtgaacacacaaatacacatgccCACAAAACCTCAAATTTCCATTTAAACCTATATTGATTTGAGGGGTTACCTTGGAGAGGAAAATGGCGACGTCCACAAATACGTTGTTCTAATTAAATCCTTCgcaataaacatgtatgaatTCTTGTGGGGCTTGGTCGACCATATTAATATTGATAAGCTTCGTTGTTAGGCTGTCGGAAAATCATTTTGAAGTGCATTATATAATGTTcatttatacacacaaacaatGAATATATACGTGAGTTATAGGGTGTGAAAGACGGATTGTTATATTGTAGTGTTGTTATGGTGTTTTCACGGCCTTTTGGAGTTTCTTTTTGACTGCCACTTACAGGAAGAGAATGCCCTTTAATTTCCACAGGGTAGCCGGATTCCTCATCAAATCTGCCTTTTCGAGCGCCAAGAAAGAGGGCACCCACAAAAGCCGCTGTTCCTCCTAACGTATGTACAACACCACTGCCGGCAAAATCCTTCcgaagataaaaacaaaatcgaaAAAGATCTTGAAAAAGAGATGAAACATCATCAGACCGAAACCTGCTTATCATAAATTACAGTCCTTCATGAACTGTCGCACAACTGGCCTCAGTTGCTTACCTATGTACGGGCATAATGAGGCAATCATTGAGAGTCATTCTGTTATCCAAGCATTCAGACAGGCGGTCATATAGGATGTTAATTCTAAACGAATATGTCGTTGAATTGAGGTACTGATCTTTATAAGATCCTAGTCTTTTCCCACACACTGACCAGACAAAAGGTCAAATAGCTGAACTGAAAAGGCATTACATGTAGCCTACTTACGTTGTATGCGACCGTTGACACCTCCCCTTTCTCATTAATATATTCACTTCCGTCTGACAGCCAGCCTTCACCACTCCATGTCCAGTGAGTTACTACAGGGTACACAAATCCtaaaaaaacacagatcaaTCGTAATATCATTTTTtgaaagataaaagaaaatgtttgacAGATAAATCGAAAGTTTTACATGGGAAGATAAAAGCGAACGATAAAAGGAAATAATTAGTGTGGAAAATAATAGTAATGGATTATGTATGGATTCAAAAGAAACAGGAAGGATGAAAGGAAAGGTTTGTAAGCATAAAAGCGAAAAAGATAGGCCCACTGGTGCAACGGGATAAGGTGTTGGTATCTAGTGTATCTTGTCCGGCAAGTAAAAATTATGTTATAAAGATTAGATTGCATGTGTGATCAGAGAGCGAGTGTAGAAAATTTTCAATTCTTGATTCCTTTTACCTGTAATAAGAAAACTGTAGACGAGGTAGCCATTGAAATCACACCGTTCAGCAACCGCCCCTGAGACGATGGTGGCCGCAGTGGCGGCAAAGACGTACTGGAAGAACCATTTAGCGTACTGGTCATCAGGCATATAGGCATGCGCAAAGTATTCGTAACCAATAAACTTATTCCCAGAGCCATATGCCAAAGCATATCCGATCAGCCAGTAAGAGAGACCAGACACAACtgcagtgaaaaaaataaaggtaAACTGATAAGCAAATTGATTTCAAAGAAATACATTACTATCACGATCTAGTTATTTCGAGCTTGAGGAAGTTTGTAGAGCCCTGGACTGTTTGTGGGGATCGATTTTTAAATCCTGGAAAATGCGACCAAACGGGggaatttttcaacaaaaacacGGATGCTGTGAGACAATAGTTTCTAAGAAGCGCGGGGCTGTGAATATGGATATGTGTTTTAGGAGAAGGGTATTGGATTTAGGCGAGGAACTGTGGTAGCTTTCCAGTACTTACACTCACGACTGGGGTAACTTTCCAGTGCTTACACTTACAACTTGGGTAACTTTCCAGTGCTTACACTAGCAGAAGCTAGTGTAGGGGGaattggacacagacccccattacaacttccgtttttcggtagggacgattgtagttctgtgaattttagggtataaagtctttttttgctcccaggcgtccatttttggtgcacaggtgcatgcttggtattaaaatgcaggaaactgtctaaactttgaggaggtatgagctttattgatgaaagtttgaaattctgggtgagaggacacaaggtgtgaggtagtgatgaggctgcgagtgacgtccccttggcgttgctaggcacgcctcccagctgagCTACTGAGCACTagactgagctacagcactagacgttaacattgtcgcttatggaaaattaatggggggcCGAGGCCAATTAGCCCAATTGTTGTTTATTTCCGTCCAGCAAGCATGATAGACGAATGTCATGGTCGACACACTGAATACATAACATTCTATCACTTGCTGGCTTATCACaacaaaatgcatatatttaaatgaggACTTCCATTTACATATTAAATTGTCATTTGTTCAGTAAGTTTTATTGCAAAGCAGACACACTCATCAGTTTTTCAATTGTATTCAAGTTTTAGTAAATCAAAATGCACAAACCATGAAATGGagggtagatttttttttactttctacAAATTTCCAGTATTTTTAAATGGAAGATCTTACCATTGTCTTTGTGAGTTTGGGATTTTTTATAatgctttgtgttttatgatTAATAACTAATTTTGTTACATGCACTAGATCCACAGGGCGAAACTGGTTATCTTTCTTACTTACATGAGTCAAGTAGATTCTTAATCAAGATGTTTGTCACGTTTTTACTTCGCACGGACCCAGCTTCAAGGAACGCAAATCCACATTGCATAACTGTAAATAAAAGAAGGGAAACACATCAAATGACTGACTGGATGACTGACTTATTCGTTTATTGATTGATGAAATAATGTATTCCTTGAAAGTTTCCTTTACGCATGTCCTTATTTATTAGTTCGTTCAATCTCCTGTGCATTTAAATGGTTACACGCTGGGATTTTAATTTCGATGACCTTTCTGCCCAATCATTCCaagctatatgtatacatctgCAATTAAAGCTTGAAAGACGTGCAGTCGAGAATAAAAAGTGAAGATacttttaacatttaatgaCTCCTCCGTGGGTATATAGGAATACTGAGGAATAAAAATTAAGCTCGCGTGGTCTGTAAAATAACGCGCAATACCTTTCATCCACACCACTAAGGAGGGCTTGCACGATTTAATAAAACACATGACTGCAATcgttttgtttgttatttcttttcctttctcCCTAGTTTCGCGACTTATGACCCGGAACAAGCTTTGTGTTGACGCAAGCTACTGGCACACTATGTGACAGAAATATGTGacagaaatttacaaaaatagaACTGTAGAAGTCGATTaatccattatatgtacaccaatacacataaacaaataGTTATAcggattaatttatttatttaattattttctctcgtttttttcttcatttatgtaTCACTCACAACCTTTTTCTCTTTCCCGATGGCGAATgagtttatgagtggaggataCTGGATTGACGTGGATGTAGACCTTTGGCCATTTACTGACGTACTCTTCCATGTGAGACGTAGACATGCACACCATGTGTTCAAGAGATTGAAAACCAAGCCTCACCTTCAACGGCCAGGCCACATTCCATTCCTCTATATATGACTTTTCGGTTTGTGGTTTTTGAGGGggtttttacgtttttttttctttttcaatgcCTTATATACgatttatgtaaaattataaATCTTACAACCCAAAAAGCACAGTATATGATTGGCTTCTTCTTTGCCAGAAACTGCCAATGGATCACGTTGTGGTGCTGTACGCGTGAATTTTCTGTTCATATGTCAGTGTCGATCACCAATATATGACCCATAAGTACACGTGTGGTATCTCACATTATATAGTGTCAAGGTTTACCTAAAATATGGACATCAGATATTTACATGTTAATCATGAGCGTGAGGTATGGCATGGGTAATTACTGGGCTCTATGCCGAATGAGAGTGCCTCAGGGCACGTGACTAGATGTGGGGGTTTGGCTATGTTGACAAAGTGTTGGGACGGGTCGTCGGGACTTTTCAACCCAGCAAATTGCTCCTTGGAAGCTATCCAAGCGGAACTATATGTCAAGGTTAGCAGCACCAGACACACgtgaaatgttttcaacaaTATAAACCAGGTCCTCAGGCTAAAGCTGACCTATATTTAGCCTATTAATAGGCTATAAACTGCTTTTACGCCACTTCCCTTCAATCAGATCAACCTCTTAATTTGAATGTTTTAGTTCCACAAACTTGACAGGAGTGCAATAACTGCGTATATGTAATTGCAAATCAGGAAATGCAGATCACTGTGACGCTGTAGCTAACCTAGTTTTCACCTTTCTGCTTACGTATATGCGCTGTAATTTTATACGACATAAAGATGAATGCTGTCGTGATGTATGATGTCAGCTAACTTTATGTGACATTTGGAAGATAACTTCCAAATTTCAGTTCAAATGAAGGACACGGGATTTTCGCACCTGATTTTAACGGGCACTTTAGATTTAGATCAAAACTTACTGGGAAATATAATTGATCGTATGTTGATTGCACTGATACATTGTCGCAGTGCGATTGCGTTGATACAAGAATTGTTGTCATATAGTATATACTGTTTCTACGAACAAATTAGGACAAAGCTTAAACAGCTTgtggaaaataaaattacaatacaTTAGTGGAAATAGGCGAAACGTTTTTCGATTCCTTGCAGAATTTACTGACGCCTAAAGGTCATTCACCATTcaaccctcccccccccccctgcccccACTCCATTCAACCCCATGTTTTCTCACTCCGGTATAACattcacttttcattttcactttttaaatgtttaccACCTGTACATCAAAGTAATGAATACATCAGAGTGTTAATTGAAAGGAAATGCCATTTCTGTGACGCTTTGGCTAAAGCCCAAACCTCTATTTGACTCTGACTTTTCAGGCAAAAGACCCAGAGACCGTGTCGAAATGGCCTTTGAGGAGTGGTATTTGTGGTTTATCGGTGTATTGATATCATTCTCATCAAAAACTGACCACGCTTAAAGTCTCCAATGTTTTTCAGCCCATCAGCTCTGAATTTTGTTCAAGTCTTAAACGCCCATGACCCCTCATCATCCCCCATCTACCCATATTTTTAATCCTTCAAAGCAATTCGGATATCACCATATCTGCCTTCGGTTTAAATCATAATATTATTGTCATTACATGGAGACCTCAATCTTTCTCGGGTTCTATTAACTTTATGTGTAATGTTTCTCgggtttttttatgaattttatttgttgtttacaaaaAACATCGTCTGTCAAAATATTAGCATCGAGCATTCTTTTATTATTGTTACATATGACTTTCTATTTTGATTGcggttgtgttttttgtgttaggGAGGTCCAGTTTAAGCGTGTGTCCCTGGCAAACATGGTATATGTAAGAGCGTACATGAAGGTGAAAAACATGAAAGTACAGCATGGTGAACAAAGAAGTCCCTGGAATGTAGAAATATAATATATCTATTTAAAGAAACTTCTTTTtaacacatgctggcttcctctccggccgtacgtgggaaggtctgtcagcaacctgcggatggtcgtgggtttcccccgggctgtgcccggtttccacccaccatggccgccgtcgtataagtgaaatattcttgaacagtctcaaatatacagaaatgaacaaaaataatttaGTTAAGGGTTCTGCGAAAGCTCAAAACGTTTCGCCTTGGCAAAATGTCCAATATTTCAGGGAAATATCAACAAATTTTAATGGATCGGCGCTACAGGGAGTAAGACTAAGGTAATATTTAGGTGTTGATTTCCACGTGGATTCTGACGTCATTCCCTCCCACCGTCACGcgtttttactgatttttcacTGGTTAAAATTCAGTGGAGAGATGACTGCGTTTGATGGTGATGACGTTCTTAGTTATTTGCCAATAATCTTGGGCACAAGGATTGTGGAGTTTGTAAATAAGACCACCAACTGAGGGGTCACAGACTTTACCTTGCCTCATGCGACTTGCTACACCTTTGTGGTGAAAATTTATAGTGACTCGGTCTATAGAAGCTAGCATTTGTATGACGTCGTGTATGGCTCATTAAGAGTATATAAATGTGAGTCATTTACTTTAAGTGAACTTTAATTGCCCACATCAACAAATGGATGAAAGACGCATTTTCTTACCCGCGCTTTGAATATCTATTGAAAATCAACGAAGCGTCTCCGTGCTTGAATATGTGGTATCTATAACATTGAAATTAGTTCTATGAACATGATGGTATACACGTTGATGTGAGTTTGAAGGCGTTAGCTATACCTAGGCTTTATAAGACCCGCTGATGAAGACTGTTTCGTTGATTAAGGAATCACAGCTGGCTTTTACATAGTTATGAACACCGTATTAGAGAACTTCAGTTAGAAGTaacaagttcaacttgtaaccAAACTAGAATAgatgaaataattttgatttgtATTTGTGTCTTCTAACTAAAGTTCTCTAATATATCACATATAGGACAGCGGTCAGCACTTtgtggttggagaaaaccggggattggggggggggggggggctggtgACCCTCGACCATCGGttgcagaccttctcatttaCAACCAAAGAGAAATCCAGCATGTTTATGTATTATGTGTTTATAAAAAATAGTGCACTTTTCTAATAGTCATTAACACTTAAAGATGTTTTCAGATATCCTACATCTTTGTGTTCATGGTAAGCTAAATGAGTGTATACATATTACTGTCTGAGTGCAATCAGTGTACCAATTAAGGTCGTATGAACGATTGACTGATGGAACCTGTGCTCAAATAGTCCTCACGAAGAGGTACAGCTATTTTAGCggtaaaagttaaaaaaaaaaacacatatacatactaGGAAGCCTATTAGAGGACATATAAAACCATTGATTTGGATGGACGCTTCCGCCTTAGGCGAAATACAGGTCTTTCGTGCTCCATGTTGGTGAACGTAATCGATTTATATAACCTTACCGAAAAATAACTTAATAAAACATGTTCAGAGTTTGTTGCTCTACTATCTGTCAAACTAATCCTACAGAATCCTGAAGAATACGCCAACAAATTCAACACCAAAAATTTGCTAAAGAATTAAAAACATGACTCGTGTGagtttgtttcatgtttttgaTTTGTTCCCTTGAGGCTTAACTAGATTAACACAATATTTCCCTCTTCTCACAACAGATTGGTTTCCTTGTAGGTGGCCCGCCTCAGGGACAACGTATTTATAATTCTACCGGACTATAGGGGGAAATGGACTCTTGCAAACGTGAATGTTGGTGATCTAAAAAGATTAGATGCTGCAAGGTTTCGACTGAATTGCTTTAGACTCTACCCTCTTTAACATACGAATGTTGTAAAGTAAGCTACTCGGGgttcaaacaaagaaaaacatttcaatttaaAACGGTGAGGTATAAGGCGAGGCTTAAGCCAGCTTTACTTACACTTGTCATCCTACACATTGTCCTTAATGGCACTTTATGGTGTTTT encodes the following:
- the LOC135467473 gene encoding putative ammonium transporter 1 → MQCGFAFLEAGSVRSKNVTNILIKNLLDSFVSGLSYWLIGYALAYGSGNKFIGYEYFAHAYMPDDQYAKWFFQYVFAATAATIVSGAVAERCDFNGYLVYSFLITGFVYPVVTHWTWSGEGWLSDGSEYINEKGEVSTVAYNDFAGSGVVHTLGGTAAFVGALFLGARKGRFDEESGYPVEIKGHSLPFAALGGFVLLFGFFAFNGGSQAAISNPGDGIAIAISIVNTVAAATGGGFVVLVLNKTPLGDGKWSMLSTVNGCLTGMVSACAGCNDMYTWGAFVTGLIGGVVYMLISWSVVKLRVDDPLDATAVHFGGGVTGVITIAFLSKTYGILFFGDNRSGLHLAWQLAGLAAIIGWTAVLSILIFGGLKLLGILRVNEEMELKGLDIPKHGEPAYPAESYGHGWGEKGDSLVQMAGLSIVGKGKTQDVMKKRELSRPSGNPEIDARNRKNLAASYDSGINNGVVDMD